Proteins co-encoded in one Lasioglossum baleicum chromosome 14, iyLasBale1, whole genome shotgun sequence genomic window:
- the LOC143215513 gene encoding uncharacterized protein LOC143215513 produces the protein MIATFEPRRTSRLFVLLLAAILIEFAAAAPPIDVRIPCRESETCIDLSAFANATCKNGFCECSTAAGVKNCTLSEIRRPTHRNSGVLVVHTCKLPQDCTFNNSICNTTNSQCECQKEYVWSADRKSCLKKAEAMQSVCEEDKQCTVFLANTTCRNGKCSCIEGTHYTGNACYKTIALNNTCTQSEECATVDGAICTDREVCDCKAGTVINAAGNTCLPVAKQFLDNCVEDKQCSMTFQEDAVCVDGICRCRDQHHFDQELNRCFIDRGLGDDCAIAQECYHASKENGTSVGLRCSMNKCVCAEDYQEEGDACIANEATESGPSLLSLSLTVPLLLFML, from the exons ATGATCGCCACGTTCGAACCTCGAAGAACCTCGAGACTATTCGTTCTGCTGCTAGCTGCGATCCTGATCGAGTTCGCCGCCGCTGCCCCTCCGATTG ATGTGCGGATACCCTGCAGGGAGTCGGAGACGTGCATCGACTTGAGCGCATTCGCGAATGCAACCTGCAAGAATGGATTCTGCGAGTGCAGCACCGCTGCAGGAGTTAAGAACTGCACCTTGTCGGAGATACGACGACCGACCCACAGAAACTCTG GCGTGCTCGTAGTTCACACGTGCAAGCTCCCTCAGGATTGCACGTTCAATAACTCGATCTGCAACACGACGAATAGTCAGTGCGAGTGCCAAAAGGAGTATGTTTGGTCGGCCGATAGAAAGAGCTGTCTGAAAA AGGCCGAGGCGATGCAATCCGTCTGCGAAGAGGATAAGCAGTGCACCGTCTTTTTGGCGAACACTACTTGCCGTAATGGAAAATGCAGCTGCATCGAGGGCACCCATTACACGGGGAACGCCTGTTACAAGACGATTg CGCTGAACAATACGTGCACGCAATCCGAGGAATGCGCTACGGTGGACGGCGCGATCTGCACCGATAGAGAAGTATGCGATTGCAAGGCAGGAACAGTGATCAACGCTGCGGGAAACACCTGTCTACCGGTGGCCAAACAGTTTTTGGATAACTGTGTGGAGGATAAGCAGTGCTCCATGACGTTCCAAGAGGATGCTGTCTGCGTCGATGGAATCTGTCGATGTCGGGATCAACACCATTTCGATCAAGAGTTGAACAGGTGCTTCATAGATAGAG GTTTGGGCGACGACTGCGCCATAGCGCAGGAGTGTTACCACGCGAGCAAGGAGAACGGGACGTCGGTGGGGTTGCGGTGCTCGATGAACAAGTGCGTTTGCGCGGAAGATTATCAAGAGGAAGGTGATGCGTGCATCGCTAACGAAG cTACCGAGTCGGGACCTTCACTGCTATCGCTATCGCTCACGGTGCCTCTGCTTCTCTTCATGCTCTAG
- the LOC143215673 gene encoding uncharacterized protein LOC143215673 translates to MGTQNICAALLLVVSGLLQCLGQQDLEHQYKAVKYGDPCLRDRNCIDFAFCKSQKVCACETYYSPSADRLCIASEGTPCTDGHECASMANATCRQGKCACKDGYLLDTRNSSNCISRPMKEGDRCQREEDCQDSLGRAMCLGDHCRCVTNYHFSNATGNCMQTRGLYNPCRNSNECMSLDKKQVLECRNGECLCAQGQIGCSKASLRAILGIPVVFLALLHRLI, encoded by the exons ATGGGGACCCAGAATATCTGTGCTGCGCTTCTGTTAGTGGTTTCCGGGTTGTTGCAGTGTCTCGGACAGCAAG ATCTGGAGCATCAGTATAAGGCGGTGAAGTACGGGGACCCGTGCCTGAGGGACCGCAACTGCATCGACTTTGCGTTCTGCAAGTCGCAGAAGGTCTGCGCTTGTGAAACATATTATTCACCGTCGGCTGATAGATTGTGCATCGCGA GCGAGGGAACGCCTTGCACCGACGGCCACGAATGCGCATCGATGGCGAACGCCACGTGCAGACAAGGAAAATGCGCGTGCAAGGACGGTTATCTATTGGACACCAGGAATTCATCGAATTGCATTAGCA GGCCAATGAAGGAGGGCGACCGCTGCCAAAGAGAAGAGGACTGTCAAGACTCTCTAGGTCGCGCTATGTGCCTCGGAGACCATTGTAGATGCGTCACCAACTACCACTTTTCAAACGCGACCGGGAACTGTATGCAAACGCGAG GTCTCTACAATCCGTGCCGGAACAGCAACGAGTGCATGAGTCTCGATAAAAAGCAGGTCCTCGAGTGCAGAAACGGCGAGTGCCTGTGCGCGCAAGGACAAATAGGCTGCAGCAAAG CCTCTCTACGCGCGATCCTAGGAATTCCTGTGGTGTTTCTGGCGCTTCTGCATCGGCTCATCTGA
- the LOC143215512 gene encoding uncharacterized protein LOC143215512 isoform X1, producing the protein MAGFVDRLATGGAALSIGLCLYLGICLVARTAVVAAHGQHEHLVRRQTLAKCQYDDDCMKNAYCWNQEACLCKDGYIVHMNRTHTMCLQVANAIGDACEVDIQCRVTFTPNSECRQNICQCSDGNHYEQGRCYESVGLGKYCKTNHNCYIKDSYCVSGFCACTYKHHPNPHNDGCIQSKELGDKCVFDYDCVSESSRCIRDACTCKLDHVKSSDGKRCLKAANSVGEPCQEDTQCELNLKNSMCGVDGKCVCYENLHQRGSECFKDVVLNDRCLTHKECVTPTYRDSSSTEPMNVDCVNGVCNCAANYIMTEELRDCIGYSDNGVSTASPWTIAWQTLAVVVLMRIATF; encoded by the exons ATGGCGGGCTTCGTAGATCGTCTCGCCACGGGAGGTGCTGCGCTGTCGATCGGCCTCTGCCTTTACCTCGGCATCTGCCTCGTCGCGCGCACTGCAGTCGTTGCCGCGCACGGACAGCACGAACATCTGGTCCGCAGAC AGACCTTGGCGAAGTGTCAGTACGACGACGACTGCATGAAGAATGCGTACTGCTGGAATCAGGAAGCCTGCCTGTGCAAAGACGGTTACATCGTCCATATGAATCGCACGCACACCATGTGTTTACAAG TGGCGAACGCCATAGGAGACGCTTGCGAGGTGGACATCCAGTGTCGCGTGACCTTCACCCCTAACTCCGAGTGCCGACAAAATATCTGTCAGTGTTCCGACGGCAATCACTACGAGCAGGGAAGATGCTACGAGTCCGTCG GTCTCGGGAAGTACTGCAAGACGAACCACAACTGCTACATCAAGGACAGCTACTGCGTGTCGGGATTCTGCGCGTGCACCTACAAGCACCATCCGAATCCCCACAACGACGGCTGCATACAGAGCAAAG AGCTCGGCGACAAATGCGTGTTCGATTACGACTGCGTCTCGGAGAGCTCGAGGTGCATCCGCGACGCGTGCACCTGCAAATTGGATCACGTGAAATCGAGCGACGGCAAGCGGTGTCTGAAGGCTGCCAATTCGGTGGGTGAACCGTGTCAAGAGGACACTCAGTGCGAGCTGAACCTGAAGAACTCGATGTGCGGCGTTGACGGCAAGTGCGTCTGCTACGAGAACTTACATCAACGCGGCTCCGAATGCTTCAAGGACGTCG TGCTGAACGACCGCTGCCTGACCCACAAAGAGTGCGTCACGCCGACGTACAGGGACTCGTCGTCGACCGAGCCGATGAATGTCGATTGCGTGAATG GTGTTTGTAACTGCGCAGCGAATTACATCATGACGGAGGAGCTGCGCGACTGTATCGGTTACAGCGACAACG GTGTCTCGACGGCAAGCCCCTGGACGATAGCCTGGCAAACCCTCGCGGTGGTAGTCCTAATGAGAATCGCAACGTTCTGA
- the LOC143215512 gene encoding uncharacterized protein LOC143215512 isoform X2 produces MTPTRTVVGLSRLLVLVPVTVCATISYVSQEPPRCQERTPPPQTLAKCQYDDDCMKNAYCWNQEACLCKDGYIVHMNRTHTMCLQVANAIGDACEVDIQCRVTFTPNSECRQNICQCSDGNHYEQGRCYESVGLGKYCKTNHNCYIKDSYCVSGFCACTYKHHPNPHNDGCIQSKELGDKCVFDYDCVSESSRCIRDACTCKLDHVKSSDGKRCLKAANSVGEPCQEDTQCELNLKNSMCGVDGKCVCYENLHQRGSECFKDVVLNDRCLTHKECVTPTYRDSSSTEPMNVDCVNGVCNCAANYIMTEELRDCIGYSDNGVSTASPWTIAWQTLAVVVLMRIATF; encoded by the exons ATGACGCCGACCAGGACGGTGGTCGGGCTGTCGAGGCTGCTCGTTCTCGTGCCCGTCACCGTCTGCGCGACCATTTCATACGTCAGCCAGGAACCACCGCGTTGCCAAGAGCGGACGCCGCCCCCTC AGACCTTGGCGAAGTGTCAGTACGACGACGACTGCATGAAGAATGCGTACTGCTGGAATCAGGAAGCCTGCCTGTGCAAAGACGGTTACATCGTCCATATGAATCGCACGCACACCATGTGTTTACAAG TGGCGAACGCCATAGGAGACGCTTGCGAGGTGGACATCCAGTGTCGCGTGACCTTCACCCCTAACTCCGAGTGCCGACAAAATATCTGTCAGTGTTCCGACGGCAATCACTACGAGCAGGGAAGATGCTACGAGTCCGTCG GTCTCGGGAAGTACTGCAAGACGAACCACAACTGCTACATCAAGGACAGCTACTGCGTGTCGGGATTCTGCGCGTGCACCTACAAGCACCATCCGAATCCCCACAACGACGGCTGCATACAGAGCAAAG AGCTCGGCGACAAATGCGTGTTCGATTACGACTGCGTCTCGGAGAGCTCGAGGTGCATCCGCGACGCGTGCACCTGCAAATTGGATCACGTGAAATCGAGCGACGGCAAGCGGTGTCTGAAGGCTGCCAATTCGGTGGGTGAACCGTGTCAAGAGGACACTCAGTGCGAGCTGAACCTGAAGAACTCGATGTGCGGCGTTGACGGCAAGTGCGTCTGCTACGAGAACTTACATCAACGCGGCTCCGAATGCTTCAAGGACGTCG TGCTGAACGACCGCTGCCTGACCCACAAAGAGTGCGTCACGCCGACGTACAGGGACTCGTCGTCGACCGAGCCGATGAATGTCGATTGCGTGAATG GTGTTTGTAACTGCGCAGCGAATTACATCATGACGGAGGAGCTGCGCGACTGTATCGGTTACAGCGACAACG GTGTCTCGACGGCAAGCCCCTGGACGATAGCCTGGCAAACCCTCGCGGTGGTAGTCCTAATGAGAATCGCAACGTTCTGA